The Alistipes finegoldii DSM 17242 DNA segment GTAGCGTTTAGCAAAATGATTCTGGTTATGGGATGCAAGGCCGCGAAGCGCTTGTATAGCCTTGCATCCCATAGTCAGAATCGTTAATTTGCGGAGTACGGAAATGACAATACATTAATTATGAGTAGGTTCGGCTCCCAATTAGACGGACTGTTCCGACAATAAGATTTTGAGATTTTGAATGATCTCAAAATCTTATCGAATGGCAGATATGTATGCCGGATTATATCTGCAACGCTACATATGGTGTTCCACGCCTTACGACGGCAAAGCATCTGGCGGCGATTTTGGCCCTCACAGCATTCAGGACGCTGAATTTATGTTTACCTTCAGCCACTTTGCGTTCGTAATATGCCTTTAGTTGCGGATCACACCTGATGGCAATCAGTGCACTGCGGTTCAGTTGTACTTTAATGTCTCGATTCGCCATGCTCGATGTGTGGCATCCCCCGCGAACGCTTGTGCCGGAGCTATGTTCGAACGGAGCCAGCCCGCAATAGCAGGCAAACTTGCGGTGGTCTGTGATTTTGGTGAAATTAAGCGTCGAACAGAGCATCACAATGGCCGTGATCGGCCCTACACCTTTGATGCTGGTCAGCAGCTTGTAGTTCCGGCAAATGTTGCTGTCGGCGGCTATCAGTTCCTTCATTTCCCGTTCGATGGTTTTCATATGAGTTTCTGCATACGCGATCTCCTCCTGGAGCATGGAACGTTGAATAGATACATCCGCGAATTTCTCTTTGTAGTCTAATTTTTCGAGCAACACCAGTTTCGCTACACGTTGTTTTGCCAGATGAGCCCTTAAGATCAGCCATGTGCGCAACTGACACAGTTCCTTCTCTGCCGGCAGATAAAGGGCTATCTTCCGATAGTGAGTGATCGCATACTCGGCGATACGCCGGGCATCCACTCTGTCTGTTTTGCCACGGGCAATACCCATCGAATACTTGATTACCAACGGCGAGATCAGTGAAAAATTGAAATTCAGCGTCCTGTCGGAAGCACAAACCGCCATCTCGGATATGTAGCTCCCCATATCCTCGGCGCAGAAAATCACATCGTCGAGCCGAATACCATGCCGCTTCTCAACCCAGTGCAGACACGAGCAGATCCCTTTTCGGGAGTTGGCGAATTTGCGGTGAGCCATCTCGTTTGCATCCTCGAAGGCGACCAAAGACGCATCGAAAGTCTCTTTCGACACATCCAGACCCACATAATACAAATAGTGCATAACTTGTTAGTTTTGTGAGAGTCGTATGCTATCACATGTACCAGGTCTTCAAACCTACAATTCTAAACAGCCATTCTCTCTGGTTAATGGAGTCGCAGTCCAAATCTACCGCCAAGCCTCAAAGCTTACGACAAGCCCCGGTTCACTGCGACTCCATATCGAAATTACCTGTGATTACATCACGCTGCAAATCTACATGCGACCAGCAAAACGCTGGGGATGGAAATCCCAAGGCTCGCCCTTCGAGCGATTCGCATGGCCTTGCGTATTTTCATCTCCGGTGTTTAATTCCCTGCCGGCGGAAATAAATTACGGGGTACGGTATTCCGGAATCGTGCCGGATTACTGCGTGACCTTGAAGACGCTGTTGAGTTTTTCGCTCAACGCCGCCATATCCTGCCCGATCTTGTCGTTGGTGATGCAGGCATAGATTTGGGACGTGGTTGGCAACCGGCATTTTGCCTGTCGTTTCTATGCAGGTTGTTCGGGCTATACCCGTCAGGCCTATTATAAACATTTATGGCGTAATGTGCAAGCAGCCTTGTCCGATACCCTTCTTTTGAAGCGGATGGGTTACTACCGAAAACTGATGCCCCGGCTCGGCGGCTGCAAACTGTGACATTTGCTGCAATAAGACGGATTTCCGGTCAGCCGGGATCGGTTATTTACGCTGCTTTCGGAAAACAATCTTCTAGTCAAACGTCGGAAGAAATAGCTTACGACCTGCTCGCGGCGCTGGATGCAAATATTCGAATCTGATCCGAGGTTTCGGCCTCGAACGGACGCATCGTTTATGGGCCGGAGATATTACGTATATTTCTTTGAAAGAGGGATTTGCATATCTGGCTCTGATAACGGATGCCTATTGGCTATGATCTGAATACGACTTTGGAACGGGACGGAGCGCTCTGTGCTCTGAGGATGGCCATAGACCACACTCCGTAGCAAAAACGGCAAGGGTTAATCCATCACTCGGACAGAGGATGCCAATATTGTTCGAAAGAATATGTGAAATTGTTGACCGATAATGGGATTCGCATCAACATGACTGAAAAGGGCGATCTGTATGAGAATGCTGTTGCAGAACGGGTGAACGGTATTCTGAAAAGCGAATGGATCGACGAAGAATGTTTTGAAAGTTTTCAGGCAGCATAAGAACGCCTCGATGAGATCGTTATCCTTTACAATTCACTCAGACCTCATGCCAGTTGCGATTGGCTTACGCCCTTTGAAGCGGAACCTAGAACCGGGAAGTTCAAACATCATTGGTGCCGAAAAATTCGGAAGTCATATGTAAACTTATATCAGGACAATATTTTTTGAACCAAAATGCTCATATTTAATTATCACTGTAAACCTTTTCAGGACCATCAGGAACCGTTTCATTTTCGGAAGCCGTAACGAGGAATTCTGAAACCTTTGGGTAGGAATTTTCCGGTGCGGATTTTTTGCTCATTTGAAGCGAGCGAGTCTGGAGCCGCTTTCAAATCGCGTTTTTTAGATATATAAATACCAACCGCAAATCGACAGTCGGAAATGACCAAAATATTGAAAAATGTGGTTTGTAAATATTCTTTCCGGCTTAATGAATTCCAATGAACTGCTCTGCGAAGCCGGATTGGAGCATGACTTCAACTGTCTTATCGTTAAATGTATTTTCGGCAAGGGGGCGTTGTCAGACACGACTCGTCGAAGATGCGGCTTTCTTCGGGAGTGATGATTTTTCATACTTCAAATGGCAGAAGTCTTTGTGTGTAGTGTGTGCTTCATGTGTCCTATATATAGACATGATGGATGAACCTGCTAATTCAAGACACAATGACTCCCGAACAAACGAAGAAATTCAAGTACTGGCAGACCCGCACAATCGTCGTGACGATGGTCGGTTATGCGCTCTATTATTTTGTCCGCAAGAATTTCAATACCGCCATGCCGAGCATCGAGGTTACATTCGGCATAACCAAGGCCCAACTGGGGCTGTTTCTGACCTTGAACGGTATTATTTACGGTCTGTCCCGCTTTATTAACGGATTCATCGCCGACCGTGTAAGCGCCCGGAAGGTCATGTCTCTGGGACTTGCGCTCAGTGCGCTGGTCAATATCGGATTCGGATTCAGTGATAAAATGGCGATGCTCGTCGCCGGAACGGCCGGCGGGCAGGAGTACATTACGGCGCTTACGATCATCATGGGTTCGATTTTGCTGTTGAACGGTTATTTTCAAGGCATGGGAGTTCCACCCGTCCCGCCCCTCATGACTCACTGGGTGCCGGCCAACGAACTGGCCCGCAAAATGTCGATCTGGAACATGTCGCACTCGATCGGGGCCGGGTTGATCTTTGTAATGGGCGCCGTGCTGGTACACTATTTTGACAACAGCGCATGGCGGCTTTGTTTTCTCATTCCTGCGGCGTTTTCGCTTTTGGGAGCGGTCGCTTTGTACCTTGCACTGCGCGACAAACCTTCTTCGGTGGGGCTGCCCGAACTTGAGCAGATGAAGGTTCCGGGCGAAGAGCAGAAACCTGTCCGGAAATCGGACAAGGCCTATCATGCGGCCTTCCTGCGCCGTATGGTATTCGGGAATCCGATCGTCTGGGTGCTTTCAGTCTCCAATTTTTTTGTTTACATCGTCCGGTTCTCATTGCTCGACTGGGGGATGATGCTTCTGCCTCATACCAAAGGAATATCGGTCGCCGTAGCCGGAATCATGGTGGCGGCATTCGAATTTATCGGCGGAAATCTGGGTATGGTGATCGCAGGATGGGCGACTGACCGGCTGTTCGGCAGCCGCGCACACCGCACATGTGTTTTCTGTATGCTTGGGACGATCGTCATGACGATCGTATTTTGGTGCATTCCCGATACCGTCTCTCCGTGGGTAATGGCCGTTCCTTTCATGCTGATTGCTTTTTTTATCTACGGACCGCAGGCGCTGCTCGGGATCGCCATGTCGAATCAGGCGACCAAAGAGGCGTCGGCCACTGCCAACGGGATACTCGGCGTATTCGGTTATGCCAGTACGCTGATCTCCGGCGTCGGGCTGGGGTTTATCGCCGACCGTTACGGGTGGAATTCCATCTACGCCGTAATTCTTGTCTTCGCCGTTTTGGGGTTGCTGACGTTGACGACTATCTGGAAAGCCGCTCCCGACGGTTACGGTGCGGCAAAAAAATTCACAGCCGAATACGAAAGGAATTCGAGTCGATAATTTTTTTTATATTTGTTTGCCTTCACACCATTATCCCGGAAAACAGATGCCGTTGGATTCCGAATACGAACTGATGCAACGATTGTCCGCAGGCAACGAGGATGCTTTCGGAGAGTTGTTCGGGAGATATTATCCCCGTGTCTGCGCGTTCGTCGGCTGTATCGTCAAGGAGGAGAGCACTGCGGAAGACATTGCGCAGGACATTTTTCTGAAGATTTGGGAACGGCGCGACATCTTTCAGGGGCGGGTCGCTTCGTTCAACGGATATGTTTATCGCATGGCGCGTAACGCCGCTCTCAATGCGATTCGTCAGATGACCAATATTGATTGGGAACAATATATTCAGATCGAGGAAACGCTGCCGGACGAATCGTTCGAAAAGGAATACTATTCCCGTGAAAAAGAGCTTTTCATCCGGCTTGTCGTCTGCCGGATGCCCGAACAACGCCGCCGGATATTCGAAATGAGCCGTTATGCGGGGATGGACAATCAGGCCATTGCCGACGAACTCAAGATATCGAAACGAACGGTCGAAAACCACCTGACGCTCGCATTGAAAAAACTACGCGAGGCATTAGCCGTTTTCTCGCTTCTTTTCTTTATGCACTGATCTCATTCGCCGGGTAATCCCGAAAAAAAGTGTTTGTCGTTGTGTGTCGAACCGTTCCGGTGTGTCTTATAAACAGAGACGGGGACCGGGCTTTTCCGCCCCTCCCCCGGAAAGCGGCAGGGAGCGCCCGCTTCTCTTTCCGCAGGAGAATTTGAAACCCAAACAATCGAAATACCACCATGTCGAGAATCCGAAAAATCATCAGTATTTATCTGAGTTATCGCCAGCCCCGCAGTACGCGTAAAGAGTTTGCCGAGTGGTTCGCAGCTCCGTTCGACGGAGAGACGAAACAACGGCTGATGCGGGAGTACTGGGATGCGCTGTCTCCCGAAATGTCTCAGGACCGGGTGCAGAAGGCATATGCCCGCGTACGGGAACGCATCGGGTTCCGGAGTGTCTCGCTGCCGTCGCCGCAGGGTGTCCGTCCGGTGTTCAGAAGAGCGGCAGTCATGGTGGCAATGATAGCTATTCCCGTTTTGGCCGTTGCGCTCTATGCGCTGATCGGGCATATGAACTCCGCTCCCAAGTGGCAGGAAATCTACGCCCCTTACGGTCAGACCCGGAGCGTGGTTCTGGCCGACGGTTCGCAGATCGTCATCAATTCCGGGAGCAGGCTGATCTATCCCGACCGGTTCGCCGGA contains these protein-coding regions:
- a CDS encoding RNA polymerase sigma-70 factor, whose translation is MPLDSEYELMQRLSAGNEDAFGELFGRYYPRVCAFVGCIVKEESTAEDIAQDIFLKIWERRDIFQGRVASFNGYVYRMARNAALNAIRQMTNIDWEQYIQIEETLPDESFEKEYYSREKELFIRLVVCRMPEQRRRIFEMSRYAGMDNQAIADELKISKRTVENHLTLALKKLREALAVFSLLFFMH
- a CDS encoding MFS transporter — translated: MTPEQTKKFKYWQTRTIVVTMVGYALYYFVRKNFNTAMPSIEVTFGITKAQLGLFLTLNGIIYGLSRFINGFIADRVSARKVMSLGLALSALVNIGFGFSDKMAMLVAGTAGGQEYITALTIIMGSILLLNGYFQGMGVPPVPPLMTHWVPANELARKMSIWNMSHSIGAGLIFVMGAVLVHYFDNSAWRLCFLIPAAFSLLGAVALYLALRDKPSSVGLPELEQMKVPGEEQKPVRKSDKAYHAAFLRRMVFGNPIVWVLSVSNFFVYIVRFSLLDWGMMLLPHTKGISVAVAGIMVAAFEFIGGNLGMVIAGWATDRLFGSRAHRTCVFCMLGTIVMTIVFWCIPDTVSPWVMAVPFMLIAFFIYGPQALLGIAMSNQATKEASATANGILGVFGYASTLISGVGLGFIADRYGWNSIYAVILVFAVLGLLTLTTIWKAAPDGYGAAKKFTAEYERNSSR
- a CDS encoding IS110 family transposase; the encoded protein is MHYLYYVGLDVSKETFDASLVAFEDANEMAHRKFANSRKGICSCLHWVEKRHGIRLDDVIFCAEDMGSYISEMAVCASDRTLNFNFSLISPLVIKYSMGIARGKTDRVDARRIAEYAITHYRKIALYLPAEKELCQLRTWLILRAHLAKQRVAKLVLLEKLDYKEKFADVSIQRSMLQEEIAYAETHMKTIEREMKELIAADSNICRNYKLLTSIKGVGPITAIVMLCSTLNFTKITDHRKFACYCGLAPFEHSSGTSVRGGCHTSSMANRDIKVQLNRSALIAIRCDPQLKAYYERKVAEGKHKFSVLNAVRAKIAARCFAVVRRGTPYVALQI
- a CDS encoding integrase core domain-containing protein, translated to MKLLTDNGIRINMTEKGDLYENAVAERVNGILKSEWIDEECFESFQAA